Within the Anaerolineae bacterium genome, the region TCCCCTCACCGACGAACAGCTGTGGCAGATAGAGCGCCTCACCGGCTGTGCCGTGGAACGCGTCATCACCGTCGCCACCTGTCTCGACCTGGCTCAGCCCCTCGGTCCCCAAGTCGCTGCATTGGCGGACGCGTGCGGGCTCTCGCCCACCGAGTGGCAGACGCTGCCCCTTCTGGTCAACCCGCCGTCACTCAACTCCATCGCCGTGGCCCTGCTAGCCGAACTGCACGGCCGTTGCGGCTACTTCCCCGCCCACCTGTGCCTGCGCCCAGTGCCGGATAGCGTGCCACGGCGATTCGAGGTGGCCCAGACGCTGGACCTTCAGGGCCAACGGGATGCAGCTCGCCAGGCCCGCTCCAGCAACGCACCCCCTCCCCCCGCCGGAGGTACCCCATGCCCATAGTCCGTGAGCTCATCGTGGACCAGTTCGGCGTCCACCTCACCAAATACAGCGAGCGACTCGTCGTCAGCCGTAAGGGCCAGAAGCTGCAGCAGGTACCCCTGCTGCACCTCGAGTCCGTCCTCATCGCCTCCCCCGGCGTCAGCCTATCCTCCTCCGCCATCTCCGCCTGCTGCGAGCGGGGCATCCCCATCCACTTCCTCTCTCCCATCGGGGAGCCCGTCGCCGCCCTCTACTCCGCCGGCCTCAGCGGCACCGTCCTCACCCGCCGGGGACAGGTGGCCGCCTACGACGACGGCCGCGGCATCCTCCTGGCTATCGCCATGGCCCAGGGCAAAATCCGCAACCAGGCCGGCCTGCTGCGCTACGCCGCTCGCAACCGCAAAGACAAGGAGCCCGACACCGCCGCTCGGCTCACCGACCTGGCCGGCCAAGTCGAAGATCACTCCCTCGAGCTCGCGCGCCTGGCCGATAAGGCGACGCCGCAACCCGAGGACGACGCCGACGATGATAGCCCCCTGGACGCCCTCCGCTCCCAGATCCTGTCCGCCGAGGGGCGGGCGGCCAAGTACTACTGGGAGGGAATCGGCCTCCTCCTGGACCAGAAGCACGGGTGGCCCGGACGCAGAGGCAGAGGGGCGCAGGACCCGGTCAACGCCTGTCTCAACTACGGCTATGGCGTCCTCTACGGCCAGGTCGAGCGCGCCCTCGTCCTCGCCG harbors:
- the cas1 gene encoding CRISPR-associated endonuclease Cas1 — its product is MPIVRELIVDQFGVHLTKYSERLVVSRKGQKLQQVPLLHLESVLIASPGVSLSSSAISACCERGIPIHFLSPIGEPVAALYSAGLSGTVLTRRGQVAAYDDGRGILLAIAMAQGKIRNQAGLLRYAARNRKDKEPDTAARLTDLAGQVEDHSLELARLADKATPQPEDDADDDSPLDALRSQILSAEGRAAKYYWEGIGLLLDQKHGWPGRRGRGAQDPVNACLNYGYGVLYGQVERALVLAGLDPYAGFLHADRPGKPSMVLDLIEEFRPLAVDRTVVAVFNRNMPIAQGQDGLLDDDSRRTVAEAVLRRLGADAPYEDKRISLGAVIQSQARRVAAYLRRERETYEPYVMKL